A DNA window from Candidatus Babeliales bacterium contains the following coding sequences:
- a CDS encoding lysophospholipid acyltransferase family protein: MEIGMVVRNLFSRFLLIVVTIIFFIPIAIFICFPEKYRYKYPVIFYPVHWFYVAILKITFLPITYKGLENIPKDQAVIFAANHQSTLDIPLVGVLSKGVPHVWLAKAELMDSVFIRWLVPLISVLVDVSSPRNAMLSLRKILTIVNNHHRNLIIFPEGTRRIDGKVHDFFNGFAIIAKKTGRPVVPVCVIGVNKAYPPETFWLRLYPVTVIVGKPLLYEQSDTDESFKQRVHNWFVEQMEQGA, translated from the coding sequence TCTTTTTTCACGGTTCTTGCTTATTGTAGTTACCATTATTTTTTTCATTCCAATTGCTATCTTTATTTGTTTTCCTGAGAAATATCGCTATAAATATCCCGTTATTTTTTATCCCGTACATTGGTTTTACGTTGCCATTTTGAAAATTACTTTTTTACCTATCACGTATAAAGGCTTAGAAAACATTCCAAAAGATCAGGCAGTCATTTTTGCGGCTAATCATCAATCAACATTAGATATTCCTCTTGTTGGCGTACTATCAAAAGGTGTGCCGCATGTGTGGCTGGCAAAAGCGGAATTAATGGATTCCGTTTTTATACGGTGGTTAGTACCTTTGATATCGGTTCTTGTTGATGTATCTTCACCACGCAATGCTATGTTATCGCTTCGTAAAATATTAACAATCGTGAACAATCATCATCGCAACCTTATTATTTTTCCAGAAGGTACACGACGGATAGATGGGAAAGTTCATGATTTTTTTAATGGATTTGCAATCATTGCAAAAAAGACAGGTCGTCCTGTTGTTCCCGTTTGTGTCATTGGCGTTAATAAGGCATATCCGCCTGAAACTTTTTGGTTGCGTCTGTATCCAGTCACGGTAATTGTTGGTAAACCGTTGCTCTACGAGCAGAGTGATACGGATGAATCATTTAAACAACGTGTACATAATTGGTTTGTTGAGCAAATGGAGCAGGGCGCGTGA
- a CDS encoding VWA domain-containing protein — MISNFFVRCAHPWYSAILLGVIFLIIIARKFLYKTVVYRYSLGHSLKKKNVTTHIHKKVFYFLRVLVLLLLAVVVAKLQIVDSRSKIPLSGIDIVLVLDVSGSMQFRDYDDDERSRFDVAKAEAIRFIEKRTSDALGLVLFGKDTVSRCPITFDKQMLKDVVDELKLGVIDSEGTMLITGIVTAANRLKHSQATSKVMIVLTDGEPSEGDMDPSVGIDVAKKLGIKIYTVGIGSEQEQVFMHPLYGVVAKPKVNKDLLMKVASQTGGHYFLARNAGDMRRIYDKIDALEKTEHEVPMFSLYYDVLIPFVAVIMGLLFFELLLSTYVWFRL; from the coding sequence GTGATTAGTAATTTTTTTGTGCGGTGTGCACATCCATGGTATAGTGCAATCCTTTTAGGTGTTATTTTTTTGATTATCATTGCGCGCAAGTTTTTATACAAAACCGTTGTGTATCGTTATTCGTTAGGACATTCACTTAAAAAAAAGAATGTTACTACACATATTCATAAAAAAGTTTTTTATTTTTTACGGGTGCTTGTTTTGCTTTTGTTAGCAGTTGTTGTGGCAAAACTTCAGATAGTTGATTCGCGTTCTAAAATACCGCTTTCGGGAATTGATATTGTTTTGGTTCTTGATGTTTCTGGAAGTATGCAATTTAGAGACTATGATGACGATGAACGTTCTCGATTTGATGTAGCCAAGGCGGAAGCAATTCGTTTTATTGAAAAACGAACGAGTGATGCGCTTGGTCTTGTTTTGTTTGGTAAAGATACGGTGTCGCGGTGTCCAATTACGTTTGATAAACAAATGCTCAAAGATGTGGTGGATGAATTAAAGCTTGGCGTTATAGATTCCGAAGGCACCATGTTGATCACCGGAATTGTAACAGCTGCTAACCGACTAAAGCACTCTCAGGCTACAAGTAAAGTCATGATTGTTTTGACTGATGGTGAACCAAGTGAAGGTGATATGGATCCATCTGTTGGTATTGATGTAGCAAAAAAATTAGGAATAAAAATATACACTGTTGGTATTGGTAGTGAACAGGAACAGGTCTTTATGCATCCACTCTACGGGGTTGTTGCAAAACCGAAGGTCAATAAAGATTTGTTGATGAAAGTCGCGAGTCAAACGGGTGGGCATTATTTCTTGGCGCGCAATGCAGGAGACATGCGGCGTATTTATGATAAAATTGATGCGTTAGAAAAAACAGAACATGAAGTTCCTATGTTTAGCTTGTATTATGATGTGTTGATTCCGTTTGTTGCTGTTATTATGGGACTTCTCTTTTTTGAATTATTACTTTCAACATATGTATGGTTTAGGTTATGA